A single window of Fervidicoccus fontis Kam940 DNA harbors:
- the speD gene encoding adenosylmethionine decarboxylase: MEQAEEKSNIKTIDLQDMVVGKHVYGNLYDMDPKILGDEEYIRNIMLEAVKKANATLFDVRSWSFPGKKGGVSVLILVLESHLAIHTWTEYRYATLDIYTCGPHTHPEAAFDFVVEKLNPKKVVKHKTFRLSNVEAEPLLDY, encoded by the coding sequence ATGGAACAGGCAGAGGAAAAAAGTAATATTAAAACAATAGATCTGCAGGATATGGTAGTTGGAAAGCACGTATACGGGAATCTCTACGACATGGATCCGAAGATATTGGGTGATGAGGAGTACATAAGGAACATAATGCTTGAAGCTGTGAAGAAGGCGAACGCAACTTTATTTGATGTGCGCAGCTGGTCCTTCCCAGGAAAGAAGGGAGGAGTGAGCGTTCTAATTCTAGTCCTCGAGAGCCACCTAGCAATCCACACGTGGACCGAGTACAGGTACGCCACTCTTGACATCTATACATGCGGCCCTCACACTCATCCAGAAGCTGCTTTCGACTTCGTAGTTGAGAAGCTCAACCCGAAGAAGGTAGTGAAGCACAAGACTTTTAGGCTTAGCAACGTCGAGGCTGAGCCGCTGCTGGACTACTGA
- a CDS encoding lysine decarboxylase, with the protein MIAKIGIAAHSSISSEDHRKKAIEFVDEVYQRSVSEGIEVYLLLGGYWGIMKVAVDEAIRKGLKVILFPPLERESDVDYPKEAILIRTGMSMRGRSIPFVRSSEVLAVLGGSSGTFLEAIVAYAEGIPVFVLSNLGLPTDELKALSPYIDERRSTEIKIFEEPKKMVDGIFEHLRSKNFSLKFFSSPAAAQPRRC; encoded by the coding sequence ATGATCGCGAAGATCGGAATCGCGGCCCACAGCTCTATTTCCAGCGAAGATCACAGGAAAAAGGCAATTGAGTTTGTAGATGAAGTTTATCAAAGGAGTGTTAGCGAGGGGATTGAGGTCTATCTTCTCTTGGGAGGGTACTGGGGAATAATGAAGGTCGCCGTAGATGAAGCGATAAGGAAGGGCTTAAAGGTGATCCTCTTCCCCCCTCTTGAGAGGGAGAGCGATGTGGACTACCCGAAGGAGGCAATATTGATAAGGACCGGGATGAGCATGAGGGGAAGGAGCATTCCCTTCGTCAGATCTTCAGAAGTTTTGGCAGTACTAGGAGGATCTTCGGGAACGTTTTTGGAGGCGATCGTAGCATACGCTGAGGGGATCCCTGTATTCGTCCTCAGCAATCTAGGACTTCCAACAGATGAGCTGAAAGCGCTATCTCCATATATAGATGAAAGAAGAAGCACCGAAATAAAAATATTTGAAGAACCTAAAAAAATGGTGGATGGAATATTTGAGCATTTGAGATCAAAAAACTTTAGCTTGAAATTTTTCAGTAGTCCAGCAGCGGCTCAGCCTCGACGTTGCTAA